One part of the Bacillus sp. FJAT-45350 genome encodes these proteins:
- the pdaB gene encoding polysaccharide deacetylase family sporulation protein PdaB — protein sequence MKFIWVWNGKKLKQMSIIIIAAFFAAGLLYVERSELTVFSTPDGPQAFYKADIDEKKLGLTFNLSWGDQQVGPILDQLKERDVQATFFLSAAWAERYPEILERIMDEGHLIGNHGYQYESYPSWKDDKITKDIRESHQILSSMIGSKPTLLRPPNGQFDKRVLKIADSFDYTIVHWSINSNDWQNPGVDAIVNNVVNNVEAGDLILMHASDSVKQTDKALPIIIDQLKNKGYSFVTVDELIASTDTESEEID from the coding sequence ATGAAATTCATTTGGGTTTGGAATGGAAAGAAACTTAAGCAAATGTCAATTATTATTATCGCTGCATTTTTCGCTGCCGGTCTTTTGTATGTCGAGAGAAGTGAACTAACTGTATTCTCAACACCTGATGGACCACAAGCATTTTATAAAGCTGACATTGACGAAAAGAAGCTAGGACTCACGTTTAATTTAAGCTGGGGTGATCAACAAGTTGGACCAATCCTTGATCAACTTAAAGAACGTGATGTGCAAGCTACATTCTTTTTATCAGCTGCTTGGGCAGAGAGGTATCCTGAAATTCTAGAAAGAATTATGGATGAAGGCCACCTTATTGGGAATCATGGATATCAATATGAAAGCTATCCATCATGGAAAGACGACAAGATAACGAAAGATATTCGAGAAAGTCACCAAATACTAAGTAGCATGATTGGCTCAAAGCCTACATTGCTCCGTCCTCCTAATGGACAATTCGACAAACGAGTACTAAAGATTGCCGACTCGTTTGACTATACGATTGTCCACTGGAGTATTAACTCCAATGACTGGCAAAACCCAGGAGTTGATGCCATTGTTAATAATGTCGTAAACAACGTTGAAGCTGGGGACTTGATATTAATGCATGCGTCTGATTCCGTTAAGCAAACAGACAAGGCTCTACCAATCATTATTGACCAACTTAAGAACAAAGGCTACTCATTTGTAACAGTCGATGAGTTGATTGCTAGCACTGATACTGAAAGTGAAGAAATCGATTAA
- a CDS encoding KinB-signaling pathway activation protein, whose protein sequence is MNSRKVVYLFFTTLLVGSISGAIVGLIIDWSVLIEGGLVNLLVGVIWLLGISAAFSLISQMGFFAYLTIHRFGLGLFKTVKLWNRVQVVLIAFVFFDLIYFRYIAFATENETIFHYMLMPVLLLMYGLIVAYIKSKETNRTAFIPALFFIYVVTIIEWVPALTVNDPKWLWIYLTPLLVGNTWQILMLHRLTAEDPKGRSK, encoded by the coding sequence GTGAATAGCCGTAAAGTTGTTTATTTATTTTTTACAACACTTTTAGTAGGAAGTATTAGTGGTGCTATAGTAGGTCTTATTATTGATTGGTCTGTATTAATTGAAGGAGGGCTCGTGAATCTATTAGTCGGGGTTATTTGGCTTTTAGGAATCAGCGCTGCTTTCAGTTTAATTAGTCAGATGGGGTTCTTTGCATACTTAACGATTCACCGTTTCGGTTTAGGTTTATTTAAGACGGTCAAACTTTGGAATAGAGTACAGGTTGTACTTATTGCATTCGTGTTTTTTGATTTGATTTACTTTCGATATATTGCATTTGCTACAGAAAACGAGACCATCTTTCACTACATGCTTATGCCTGTATTATTATTGATGTATGGCCTTATAGTTGCTTATATTAAGAGTAAAGAAACAAATCGCACTGCCTTTATTCCGGCATTATTCTTTATTTATGTCGTTACAATTATTGAGTGGGTACCAGCCTTAACGGTAAATGACCCGAAATGGTTATGGATTTACTTAACACCATTACTAGTAGGGAATACTTGGCAAATATTAATGTTACACCGCTTAACAGCAGAAGATCCAAAAGGTCGTTCCAAATAG
- the gerD gene encoding spore germination lipoprotein GerD, with protein sequence MKSAGKLLIYALILVSIFGCAPAENGGSTQPDYESTKKMMVDMLKTDEAKEAIKEIMEDEEVKQHLVMEQGFVGQTIQQTLVSTEGKKFWVETMEDPEFAKAFAESMQQENEKLLKGLMKDPEYQQMMMDILKDPEMEQATLDLLKTKEYRQQIMNVMVEAFESPYFVAKVNDLLKTVTVKAIEQADIQKEEESEGGEEEGQDSGGNEGEEEST encoded by the coding sequence ATGAAATCCGCTGGTAAATTACTTATTTATGCCCTTATCCTTGTCTCAATCTTCGGTTGTGCTCCTGCAGAAAATGGAGGATCCACCCAACCTGATTATGAAAGCACAAAAAAAATGATGGTTGATATGCTTAAGACAGATGAAGCGAAGGAAGCAATTAAAGAAATTATGGAAGACGAAGAGGTCAAACAACACCTTGTAATGGAACAAGGGTTCGTCGGTCAAACAATACAGCAAACACTCGTCTCAACAGAGGGGAAAAAATTCTGGGTAGAAACAATGGAGGACCCTGAGTTTGCAAAGGCATTTGCTGAGAGCATGCAACAAGAAAATGAGAAATTATTAAAGGGCTTAATGAAAGATCCTGAATACCAACAAATGATGATGGACATTTTAAAGGACCCAGAAATGGAACAGGCTACACTTGATTTATTGAAAACAAAAGAATATCGTCAACAAATCATGAATGTTATGGTTGAGGCTTTTGAAAGTCCATACTTTGTAGCGAAAGTAAATGATTTACTAAAAACAGTCACAGTCAAAGCAATAGAACAAGCGGACATCCAGAAGGAAGAAGAAAGTGAAGGAGGAGAAGAAGAAGGACAAGATAGCGGTGGTAATGAAGGTGAGGAAGAAAGCACATAA
- a CDS encoding Mrp/NBP35 family ATP-binding protein: MVTKEAVLEALNGVKDPDLNKSIVEIGGVREVQVKEGLVSLKIALAKTGTSGQMQVQQQIVNVVKEAGAESVGLRFEELTDEEQSKHGGMQEAPKGKTTLLSPENTTKFIAVTSGKGGVGKSTVSVNLATTLARLGKKVGIVDADIYGFSVPDMMGIEERPKVQGERIIPVERFGVKVISMGFFVEDNAPIIWRGPMLGKMLNQFFTDVEWGDLDYLVLDLPPGTGDVALDVHTMLPHSKEILVTTPHATAAFVAARAGAMAIKTNHQILGIVENMAYFESKVTREREFVFGQGGGERLAEELKSELLGQIPLGQPEINEDDFAPSIYAEEHPIGQIYENIAKRVIEKA; this comes from the coding sequence GTGGTAACAAAAGAAGCAGTATTAGAAGCACTAAATGGAGTAAAAGATCCAGATCTAAATAAAAGCATTGTTGAAATAGGTGGGGTAAGGGAAGTGCAAGTGAAAGAAGGGCTAGTGAGCTTAAAGATTGCTCTAGCAAAAACAGGTACTTCTGGTCAAATGCAAGTCCAGCAACAAATCGTAAATGTTGTGAAAGAAGCTGGCGCAGAGTCAGTAGGTCTACGCTTTGAAGAACTAACGGATGAGGAACAATCGAAACATGGTGGAATGCAAGAGGCCCCTAAAGGGAAGACAACGCTTCTTTCACCAGAAAACACAACGAAATTTATTGCTGTTACAAGTGGTAAAGGTGGTGTTGGTAAATCAACAGTCTCTGTAAACTTAGCTACAACTCTTGCAAGGCTAGGGAAAAAAGTTGGGATTGTTGATGCCGACATTTATGGCTTCAGTGTTCCGGATATGATGGGCATTGAAGAAAGACCGAAAGTTCAAGGTGAAAGAATTATACCGGTAGAGCGTTTTGGAGTAAAAGTTATATCGATGGGATTCTTTGTTGAAGACAATGCACCAATTATTTGGAGAGGTCCTATGCTTGGAAAGATGTTAAACCAATTTTTCACTGATGTGGAATGGGGAGATCTAGATTATCTTGTTCTTGATTTGCCACCAGGTACAGGAGATGTAGCGTTAGATGTTCACACAATGCTACCTCATTCAAAGGAAATCCTTGTGACGACTCCTCATGCGACAGCAGCGTTTGTTGCAGCGAGAGCAGGTGCTATGGCGATTAAAACAAACCATCAAATTCTTGGTATCGTAGAAAATATGGCATACTTTGAAAGCAAGGTTACAAGAGAGAGAGAATTTGTATTTGGACAAGGTGGAGGAGAGCGCTTAGCGGAAGAATTAAAATCCGAGCTTCTAGGGCAAATTCCATTAGGACAACCAGAAATAAATGAAGATGACTTTGCACCGTCAATTTATGCTGAAGAGCATCCAATAGGACAGATATATGAGAATATTGCCAAACGAGTAATTGAAAAGGCATAA
- the cwlD gene encoding N-acetylmuramoyl-L-alanine amidase CwlD, translating to MIKWVKGGAFALCVVGLLFIIQFQFISDDSAGWQLPLSGKVIVLDPGHGGIDGGASSKAGLLEKDVTLDISLQLRDYLQEAGALVLMTREEDRDLADDSVKRVRERKVQDLKRRVSLVNDSDADMFVSVHLNAIPSAKWSGAQTFYNRTMEENGRLAKFVQEEIKRNLENTNRYAKPIGNVYLIKNAQIPGVLVEVGFLSNVKEAELLGTKEYQQKVAASIYEGILRHYTNENELTTPN from the coding sequence GTGATAAAGTGGGTAAAAGGAGGAGCTTTTGCTCTTTGTGTTGTAGGACTATTATTTATTATCCAGTTTCAATTTATTAGTGATGATTCAGCAGGTTGGCAGTTGCCTCTGTCTGGTAAGGTAATTGTTTTAGATCCTGGTCATGGAGGAATAGACGGAGGAGCCAGTTCAAAAGCAGGTTTGTTAGAGAAGGATGTGACTCTAGATATTTCCCTTCAGCTAAGGGACTATTTACAGGAAGCCGGTGCCTTAGTCCTTATGACACGAGAGGAGGACAGGGATTTAGCCGATGATAGTGTAAAGCGTGTTCGTGAACGGAAGGTGCAAGATCTAAAGCGAAGAGTGAGCTTAGTGAATGATTCAGATGCGGATATGTTTGTTAGTGTTCATTTAAATGCGATTCCGTCGGCAAAGTGGAGTGGTGCTCAAACATTTTATAATCGAACGATGGAGGAGAATGGTCGTTTGGCCAAATTCGTTCAAGAGGAGATTAAGCGTAATCTTGAAAATACAAATCGATATGCGAAGCCAATTGGGAATGTCTATTTGATTAAGAATGCACAAATTCCTGGGGTATTAGTTGAGGTTGGTTTTCTATCTAATGTAAAAGAAGCTGAATTACTGGGGACGAAGGAGTATCAGCAAAAGGTTGCAGCGTCTATCTACGAAGGAATCTTACGCCACTACACAAATGAAAATGAACTAACAACGCCAAACTAA
- a CDS encoding DUF2521 family protein — MAVITTFSEKQREKRWSFERKVLREISLTEVRKNVQEHFETLFPFQFLTHPFLIDPCIDMAIDAYLVGAEYSRHGYFGETKEMVRERCDEEVREIRLQLFDLLNGWMSPNELSMDSLYIAVDMFVEEWWDKGFYKGKERYRLRLH; from the coding sequence ATGGCAGTGATTACAACTTTTTCAGAAAAGCAAAGAGAAAAGCGTTGGTCTTTTGAAAGAAAGGTGCTTCGAGAAATTTCTTTAACCGAAGTAAGAAAAAATGTTCAGGAACATTTTGAAACATTATTTCCTTTTCAATTCTTGACCCACCCGTTTTTAATTGATCCGTGTATTGATATGGCGATTGATGCCTACTTGGTAGGAGCTGAATATAGTAGACACGGTTATTTTGGAGAAACAAAGGAAATGGTTAGAGAAAGATGTGATGAAGAAGTTCGCGAAATTAGACTTCAATTATTCGATTTGTTAAATGGCTGGATGTCTCCAAATGAATTATCAATGGATTCACTCTATATCGCAGTAGACATGTTTGTGGAAGAGTGGTGGGATAAAGGGTTTTACAAAGGAAAAGAGCGCTATCGGCTTCGCTTACATTAA
- the ltrA gene encoding group II intron reverse transcriptase/maturase, with translation MEAEIDHWHHAEKWIPTLRDRREVTSMYEEKLLDKILDRDNLNLAFKQVKRNKGAAGVDGVTVDELAGYMALHKDEIISQIRQRKYQPHPVLRVEIPKPNGGVRLLGIPTVKDRVIQQAIAQVLTPMFDKKFSEYSYGFRPKRYAEMAILQALEFLNEGHDWIVDIDLERFFDTVNHDRLMNLVSRTVHDGDVISLIRKFLVSGVQIDEDYKETVIGTPQGGNLSPLLSNIMLNELDLELEKRGLRFVRYADDCIIMVKSEMSAKRVMRSVTKFIEENLGLIVNATKTKVTRPSDPNMKFLGFGFFKDYQAGLYKAKPHQKSVENFKFKLKQLTRKNWSVDTKYQVERINQVIRGWVNYFKIGYMKKLLGNIDCHTRVRLRTCIWKKWKTAKNRRKNLIKLGMDKYTAYKYSHTSKGAVRTAYSWILTTTITNKRLAKFGLISCVEHYKKVHA, from the coding sequence TTGGAAGCGGAAATAGACCACTGGCATCATGCGGAAAAGTGGATACCGACTTTACGAGACAGAAGGGAAGTAACAAGCATGTATGAAGAAAAACTACTAGACAAGATACTGGATAGAGATAATCTTAATCTTGCATTTAAGCAGGTGAAAAGAAATAAGGGAGCAGCCGGTGTCGATGGTGTGACTGTGGATGAACTAGCGGGATATATGGCGCTACATAAGGATGAAATCATCTCTCAAATTCGTCAAAGAAAATACCAACCTCACCCTGTATTAAGGGTCGAAATTCCTAAACCAAATGGTGGTGTACGACTGTTAGGTATCCCTACAGTTAAAGATAGAGTGATTCAACAAGCGATTGCTCAAGTACTCACACCTATGTTTGATAAGAAATTTAGTGAATATAGCTATGGATTTAGACCAAAACGATATGCGGAAATGGCTATCCTACAAGCTCTAGAGTTTCTAAACGAAGGTCATGATTGGATTGTGGATATTGACTTAGAACGCTTCTTTGACACGGTAAATCACGACAGACTGATGAATCTAGTATCAAGAACGGTACATGATGGAGATGTTATTTCACTTATTCGTAAATTCCTAGTAAGTGGCGTACAAATTGATGAAGATTATAAAGAAACAGTCATAGGAACTCCTCAAGGAGGAAACTTATCGCCATTACTAAGCAATATCATGCTCAACGAATTGGACCTGGAACTTGAAAAACGAGGTCTCCGCTTCGTCAGATATGCAGATGATTGTATCATTATGGTTAAAAGTGAGATGTCAGCGAAGCGTGTGATGAGGTCAGTGACAAAGTTTATAGAAGAGAATCTAGGGTTGATTGTCAATGCCACAAAAACGAAAGTGACAAGACCAAGTGACCCTAACATGAAGTTTCTTGGCTTTGGTTTCTTTAAAGATTATCAAGCGGGTTTGTATAAAGCAAAACCACATCAGAAGTCGGTAGAAAACTTCAAGTTCAAACTGAAACAGCTAACTCGGAAAAATTGGAGTGTCGATACGAAGTATCAGGTTGAACGAATCAATCAGGTCATACGGGGATGGGTTAACTACTTCAAGATTGGTTATATGAAAAAGCTGTTAGGTAATATAGATTGCCATACAAGAGTTCGGTTAAGGACGTGTATCTGGAAGAAATGGAAAACAGCTAAGAACCGCAGAAAGAACTTAATTAAATTGGGAATGGACAAATACACTGCCTACAAATATAGCCATACAAGTAAAGGTGCCGTCCGCACCGCCTACTCGTGGATACTAACTACGACAATTACAAACAAGAGACTAGCCAAGTTTGGACTAATCTCCTGTGTTGAACACTATAAGAAAGTACATGCTTAG
- a CDS encoding putative phage abortive infection protein — translation MITLVSNFIFLWISSERQIIGTIISKQIDKVNYLNPFPFIIISGLIGILMGVFLTFLVLKKGKEKVIRKKENRKISSAELLAFSFVAIGILLPIFVNGTKGTEYAQTAAPFLSMAALILLYSANRMQKEELGLQRVELELQRKELKETRMVFKEQSETMNLQRFESTFFNMIAIHNDLVNSIIYKKKKSQFSSMSYDQTVTEVVINYNGREYFQIAYENLTYRLKENPHTKVEEIYEAFFDKNQIYIGHYFRNMYRIVKFVDEANLLYKEKKEYLGILKAQLSSFELVLLLYNGISKHGKKFLPLIKKYNLLDNINLDLVPDSKHFDSYTNEQSAINDNN, via the coding sequence TTGATTACTTTAGTAAGCAACTTTATTTTTCTTTGGATAAGCTCTGAACGACAAATTATAGGAACAATAATTAGTAAGCAGATAGATAAGGTTAATTACTTAAATCCTTTTCCATTTATCATAATTAGTGGACTAATCGGGATTTTAATGGGTGTTTTTTTAACCTTCTTAGTATTAAAAAAGGGGAAGGAGAAAGTAATAAGGAAAAAAGAGAATAGAAAAATCTCTTCAGCTGAACTGCTGGCATTTTCCTTTGTCGCTATTGGTATTTTATTACCGATATTTGTAAATGGAACCAAAGGAACAGAATATGCGCAGACAGCAGCTCCGTTCCTTTCTATGGCAGCCTTAATATTACTTTACTCAGCAAATCGTATGCAAAAAGAAGAGCTCGGGCTACAGAGAGTAGAGCTAGAGCTGCAAAGGAAAGAATTGAAGGAAACTCGAATGGTCTTTAAAGAACAGAGTGAGACCATGAATTTACAAAGGTTTGAAAGTACATTTTTTAATATGATTGCTATTCACAATGATCTAGTTAACTCTATTATTTACAAAAAGAAAAAAAGCCAATTCAGTTCGATGAGTTATGATCAAACAGTTACAGAAGTTGTAATTAATTATAATGGACGAGAATATTTTCAGATAGCATATGAAAATTTAACTTACAGATTGAAGGAAAATCCTCATACTAAAGTTGAAGAAATTTATGAAGCTTTCTTTGATAAGAATCAAATTTATATTGGACATTATTTTAGAAACATGTATAGAATAGTAAAGTTTGTAGACGAGGCAAACCTTTTGTATAAAGAGAAAAAAGAATACCTTGGGATATTAAAAGCTCAGCTTTCATCATTCGAATTAGTGCTTTTACTTTATAATGGAATAAGTAAACATGGTAAAAAGTTCTTACCTCTTATAAAGAAGTATAATCTCTTAGACAATATAAATTTAGACTTGGTTCCTGACTCTAAACATTTTGACTCATATACGAATGAACAAAGTGCAATTAACGACAATAATTGA